In one window of Brachyhypopomus gauderio isolate BG-103 chromosome 16, BGAUD_0.2, whole genome shotgun sequence DNA:
- the LOC143478186 gene encoding uncharacterized protein LOC143478186 isoform X4 → MWTGSPCLTRTEREDQRTLIMSIKVQSLTILSWNVNGFTQKKSNIFHYLKLLQADVVFLQETHIGPTADCPAGSTQIQGLDPDYDWAVFSIFKNSCRGVAVLFRKGLGCEGLRVVGDDKGRYVIISCKIQEKEFEFVNVYNPTDERIDFEQFRDTLFPTSEATFVVIGGDFNTVMDAEVDKTSNIRNRGHKVRFTGLMGFLDTFDLEDIWRWLYPEEKSFTYFDVKGKSRLDYFFLPRRNLTSVNACKIHTRPHLDGQGYISDHAPISLQIQTKGQRKQFYSGFLRDKDTMEQLSNIITSFSQLNRSRKGDLWPALKTRVICEIDFENSGNDLKFPRCFAKIHISRVLDEKQPVEQKGLLSLSSHDQITHPGHYFSEVSNQEEYLDYLYETKMFEDIELTLNVILTEPVSKKEILSAIFSLHPSEHLTPDGLSVSFYKHFACKMTDLLQAFFNQILDLQNIKGVFNEYFTLEPFPTASWDFDNADHTYCVQYNNPITIFNTDYNILASILADRLNSIMGYILKRGNIRLKALKLPCRFRAVVRSLVQTAHRSTRGLKVHQIGPPLPSELP, encoded by the exons CTAGAACTGAGCGGGAGGACCAGCGGACTCTCATCATGAGTATCAAGGTTCAGAGTCTCACTATCCTCTCATGGAACGTCAATGGTTTTACCCAGaagaaatcaaatatatttcattATCTAAAGCTTCTACAAGCGGATGTGGTTTTTCTTCAGGAAACACACATTGGCCCCACTGCAGACTGTCCAGCAGGAAGTACTCAAATTCAGGGATTAGATCCAGACTATGACTGGGCCGTGTTTTCCATATTCAAAAACAGCTGTCGTGGCGTGGCTGTCCTGTTCCGGAAAGGCCTGGGATGTGAAGGACTCAGGGTAGTTGGTGACGACAAGGGCAGATATGTAATTATCAGCTGCAAGATTCAGGAGAAGGAATTTGAATTTGTTAACGTGTATAATCCAACAGATGAAAGGATTGATTTCGAACAGTTTAGAGATACTCTCTTCCCCACCTCTGAAGCCACATTTGTTGTGATAGGAGGTGATTTTAACACCGTTATGGACGCGGAGGTcgacaaaacatcaaacatccGAAACCGAGGACATAAAGTCCGTTTTACGGGTCTCATGGGTTTTCTAGATACATTCGACCTGGAGGATATCTGGAGGTGGCTTTACCCCGAGGAGAAAAGCTTCACATACTTTGATGTGAAAGGAAAATCGAGGCTTGACTACTTTTTCCTGCCACGCAGAAATTTGACGAGTGTCAACGCTTGCAAGATTCACACTAGACCACATTTAGACGGGCAAGGCTACATTTCCGATCATGCTCCAATATCTCTTCAGATCCAAACTAAGGGTCAGAGGAAGCAATTTTATTCAGGGTTTCTCAGGGATAAAGATACCATGGAACAACTCTCAAACATTATCACAAGCTTCTCACAACTGAATAGGAGCAGAAAAGGAGATTTGTGGCCAGCACTCAAAACAAGGGTTATCTGCGAAATAGACTTTGAAAATAGTGGAAATGATCTCAAATTTCCAAGATGCTTTGCCAAGATTCACATTTCTCGTGTTCTTGATGAGAAACAACCAGTGGAACAGAAAG GTTTGTTGAGTCTGAGCAGTCATGATCAGATCACACATCCAGGACATTACTTCAGTGAAGTGTCAAATCAGGAGGAATATTTGGATTACTTATATGAAACAAAAATGTTTGAAGACATTGAGTTAACTCTGAATGTGATTCTGACTGAGCCAGTTTCAAAGAAGGAGATTCTCTCTGCAATATTCTCCCTCCATCCTTCTGAGCACTTAACACCTGATGGGCTCTCAGTTTCATTCTACAAGCACTTTGCCTGTAAGATGACGGACCTTCTACAAGCGTTCTTCAACCAAATACTTGATCTACAGAATATCAAGGGTGTTTTTAATGAGTATTTCACATTAGAACCATTCCCAACTGCATCATGGGATTTTGACAATGCTGATCACACCTACTGTGTTCAATATAACAATCCCATCACCATATTTAATACGGACTATAATATTCTAGCCTCTATTCTTGCAGATCGGTTGAACAGCATCATGGGATACATTCTGAAACGAGGGAATATCAG GTTAAAGGCACTAAAATTACCTTGCAGATTCAGAGCAGTGGTGAGATCCTTGGTGCAGACTGCTCATCGTTCAACCCGAGGACTGAAG GTACACCAGATTGGACCccctttgccttcagaactgccttaa
- the tspan13a gene encoding tetraspanin-13a, translated as MACGGFVCSKNSLCALNILYMLVSLLMVAVAAWGKWLGLVSSFHVVAAIIGVGFFLFVVSTVGLCGALKHHQVLLFFYMVVLSFVFIVQFSVSCACLAMNKDQQKVLLEMGWNKSRDMQADVERTLNCCDFTQVNYNGTCEAECFRSQQCEPCSYKIQAHTQDALNLVGGISLFFSFTEILGVWLSYRYRNQKEPRSNPETSNFPLNLKLR; from the exons ATGGCTTGTGGAGGGTTTGTGTGCTCTAAAAACTCTCTTTGTGCCCTGAACATTCTTTATATG CTGGTGAGTCTGCTGATGGTTGCCGTGGCAGCCTGGGGCAAATGGCTTGGCTTGGTCTCCAGTTTCCACGTAGTAGCTGCCATCATTGGAGTTGGTTTCTTCCTCTTCGTCGTGTCAACCGTGGGTCTCTGTGGAGCTTTAAAACATCACCAAGTCCTCTTGTTTTTT TACATGGTCGTCCTTTCATTCGTATTCATAGTGCAGTTCTCCGTCTCATGTGCTTGCCTGGCCATGAACAAAGATCAGCAG AAGGTGCTGCTGGAGATGGGGTGGAACAAGTCCCGGGACATGCAGGCGGACGTGGAGAGGACGCTGAACTGCTGCGACTTCACCCAAGTCAACTACAACGGCACATGTGAAGCT GAATGTTTCAGAAGTCAGCAGTGTGAACCATGCTCATACAAAATCCAGGCCCACACACAGGATGCACTCAACTTAGTTGGTGGAATCAGTTTGTTCTTCAGTTTCACAGAG atTCTGGGTGTATGGCTGTCATACAGATATAGGAATCAAAAGGAACCTCGTTCAAATCCTG AAACCTCTAATTTCCCTCTGAACCTCAAACTACGCTGA
- the LOC143478186 gene encoding uncharacterized protein LOC143478186 isoform X3, with protein sequence MWTGSPCLTRTEREDQRTLIMSIKVQSLTILSWNVNGFTQKKSNIFHYLKLLQADVVFLQETHIGPTADCPAGSTQIQGLDPDYDWAVFSIFKNSCRGVAVLFRKGLGCEGLRVVGDDKGRYVIISCKIQEKEFEFVNVYNPTDERIDFEQFRDTLFPTSEATFVVIGGDFNTVMDAEVDKTSNIRNRGHKVRFTGLMGFLDTFDLEDIWRWLYPEEKSFTYFDVKGKSRLDYFFLPRRNLTSVNACKIHTRPHLDGQGYISDHAPISLQIQTKGQRKQFYSGFLRDKDTMEQLSNIITSFSQLNRSRKGDLWPALKTRVICEIDFENSGNDLKFPRCFAKIHISRVLDEKQPVEQKGLLSLSSHDQITHPGHYFSEVSNQEEYLDYLYETKMFEDIELTLNVILTEPVSKKEILSAIFSLHPSEHLTPDGLSVSFYKHFAYRLNSIMGYILKRGNIRLKALKLPCRFRAVVRSLVQTAHRSTRGLKVGCPLTPSLIRICLVPLIHSVHLDERLEGVRVGEELVKATLENDRAVLFLSNAHRALHAFEQVLGDFMENSGFVIDGRLSEVFITGKPGFSLEEERLRLFKRSREFWYNGFLVGSGGPGLV encoded by the exons CTAGAACTGAGCGGGAGGACCAGCGGACTCTCATCATGAGTATCAAGGTTCAGAGTCTCACTATCCTCTCATGGAACGTCAATGGTTTTACCCAGaagaaatcaaatatatttcattATCTAAAGCTTCTACAAGCGGATGTGGTTTTTCTTCAGGAAACACACATTGGCCCCACTGCAGACTGTCCAGCAGGAAGTACTCAAATTCAGGGATTAGATCCAGACTATGACTGGGCCGTGTTTTCCATATTCAAAAACAGCTGTCGTGGCGTGGCTGTCCTGTTCCGGAAAGGCCTGGGATGTGAAGGACTCAGGGTAGTTGGTGACGACAAGGGCAGATATGTAATTATCAGCTGCAAGATTCAGGAGAAGGAATTTGAATTTGTTAACGTGTATAATCCAACAGATGAAAGGATTGATTTCGAACAGTTTAGAGATACTCTCTTCCCCACCTCTGAAGCCACATTTGTTGTGATAGGAGGTGATTTTAACACCGTTATGGACGCGGAGGTcgacaaaacatcaaacatccGAAACCGAGGACATAAAGTCCGTTTTACGGGTCTCATGGGTTTTCTAGATACATTCGACCTGGAGGATATCTGGAGGTGGCTTTACCCCGAGGAGAAAAGCTTCACATACTTTGATGTGAAAGGAAAATCGAGGCTTGACTACTTTTTCCTGCCACGCAGAAATTTGACGAGTGTCAACGCTTGCAAGATTCACACTAGACCACATTTAGACGGGCAAGGCTACATTTCCGATCATGCTCCAATATCTCTTCAGATCCAAACTAAGGGTCAGAGGAAGCAATTTTATTCAGGGTTTCTCAGGGATAAAGATACCATGGAACAACTCTCAAACATTATCACAAGCTTCTCACAACTGAATAGGAGCAGAAAAGGAGATTTGTGGCCAGCACTCAAAACAAGGGTTATCTGCGAAATAGACTTTGAAAATAGTGGAAATGATCTCAAATTTCCAAGATGCTTTGCCAAGATTCACATTTCTCGTGTTCTTGATGAGAAACAACCAGTGGAACAGAAAG GTTTGTTGAGTCTGAGCAGTCATGATCAGATCACACATCCAGGACATTACTTCAGTGAAGTGTCAAATCAGGAGGAATATTTGGATTACTTATATGAAACAAAAATGTTTGAAGACATTGAGTTAACTCTGAATGTGATTCTGACTGAGCCAGTTTCAAAGAAGGAGATTCTCTCTGCAATATTCTCCCTCCATCCTTCTGAGCACTTAACACCTGATGGGCTCTCAGTTTCATTCTACAAGCACTTTGCCT ATCGGTTGAACAGCATCATGGGATACATTCTGAAACGAGGGAATATCAG GTTAAAGGCACTAAAATTACCTTGCAGATTCAGAGCAGTGGTGAGATCCTTGGTGCAGACTGCTCATCGTTCAACCCGAGGACTGAAGGTGGGATGCCCACTCACCCCCTCACTGATACGGATCTGCCTCGTTCCTCTAATCCACTCTGTCCATCTCGATGAAAGGCTAGAGGGTGTGAGAGTTGGGGAGGAGCTCGTAAAAGCTACGCTAGAAAACGACAGAGCTGTCTTATTCCTCTCTAACGCACACAGGGCTCTGCACGCTTTTGAGCAGGTGCTTGGGGATTTCATGGAAAATTCGGGATTTGTGATTGATGGAAGACTGTCTGAGGTGTTTATCACAGGAAAGCCTGGTTTTAGCTTGGAGGAAGAGAGGCTACGTTTATTCAAGAGGTCAAGAGAGTTTTGGTACAACGGCTTCCTTGTAGGCTCAGGGGGTCCTGGTCTTGTCTGA
- the LOC143478186 gene encoding LINE-1 retrotransposable element ORF2 protein isoform X2, whose amino-acid sequence MWTGSPCLTRTEREDQRTLIMSIKVQSLTILSWNVNGFTQKKSNIFHYLKLLQADVVFLQETHIGPTADCPAGSTQIQGLDPDYDWAVFSIFKNSCRGVAVLFRKGLGCEGLRVVGDDKGRYVIISCKIQEKEFEFVNVYNPTDERIDFEQFRDTLFPTSEATFVVIGGDFNTVMDAEVDKTSNIRNRGHKVRFTGLMGFLDTFDLEDIWRWLYPEEKSFTYFDVKGKSRLDYFFLPRRNLTSVNACKIHTRPHLDGQGYISDHAPISLQIQTKGQRKQFYSGFLRDKDTMEQLSNIITSFSQLNRSRKGDLWPALKTRVICEIDFENSGNDLKFPRCFAKIHISRVLDEKQPVEQKGLLSLSSHDQITHPGHYFSEVSNQEEYLDYLYETKMFEDIELTLNVILTEPVSKKEILSAIFSLHPSEHLTPDGLSVSFYKHFACKMTDLLQAFFNQILDLQNIKGVFNEYFTLEPFPTASWDFDNADHTYCVQYNNPITIFNTDYNILASILADRLNSIMGYILKRGNIRSLLSVQDYINAFERIKTEQLPVLAISVKVDPSALKWPYLFHRLKALKLPCRFRAVVRSLVQTAHRSTRGLKVHQIGPPLPSELP is encoded by the exons CTAGAACTGAGCGGGAGGACCAGCGGACTCTCATCATGAGTATCAAGGTTCAGAGTCTCACTATCCTCTCATGGAACGTCAATGGTTTTACCCAGaagaaatcaaatatatttcattATCTAAAGCTTCTACAAGCGGATGTGGTTTTTCTTCAGGAAACACACATTGGCCCCACTGCAGACTGTCCAGCAGGAAGTACTCAAATTCAGGGATTAGATCCAGACTATGACTGGGCCGTGTTTTCCATATTCAAAAACAGCTGTCGTGGCGTGGCTGTCCTGTTCCGGAAAGGCCTGGGATGTGAAGGACTCAGGGTAGTTGGTGACGACAAGGGCAGATATGTAATTATCAGCTGCAAGATTCAGGAGAAGGAATTTGAATTTGTTAACGTGTATAATCCAACAGATGAAAGGATTGATTTCGAACAGTTTAGAGATACTCTCTTCCCCACCTCTGAAGCCACATTTGTTGTGATAGGAGGTGATTTTAACACCGTTATGGACGCGGAGGTcgacaaaacatcaaacatccGAAACCGAGGACATAAAGTCCGTTTTACGGGTCTCATGGGTTTTCTAGATACATTCGACCTGGAGGATATCTGGAGGTGGCTTTACCCCGAGGAGAAAAGCTTCACATACTTTGATGTGAAAGGAAAATCGAGGCTTGACTACTTTTTCCTGCCACGCAGAAATTTGACGAGTGTCAACGCTTGCAAGATTCACACTAGACCACATTTAGACGGGCAAGGCTACATTTCCGATCATGCTCCAATATCTCTTCAGATCCAAACTAAGGGTCAGAGGAAGCAATTTTATTCAGGGTTTCTCAGGGATAAAGATACCATGGAACAACTCTCAAACATTATCACAAGCTTCTCACAACTGAATAGGAGCAGAAAAGGAGATTTGTGGCCAGCACTCAAAACAAGGGTTATCTGCGAAATAGACTTTGAAAATAGTGGAAATGATCTCAAATTTCCAAGATGCTTTGCCAAGATTCACATTTCTCGTGTTCTTGATGAGAAACAACCAGTGGAACAGAAAG GTTTGTTGAGTCTGAGCAGTCATGATCAGATCACACATCCAGGACATTACTTCAGTGAAGTGTCAAATCAGGAGGAATATTTGGATTACTTATATGAAACAAAAATGTTTGAAGACATTGAGTTAACTCTGAATGTGATTCTGACTGAGCCAGTTTCAAAGAAGGAGATTCTCTCTGCAATATTCTCCCTCCATCCTTCTGAGCACTTAACACCTGATGGGCTCTCAGTTTCATTCTACAAGCACTTTGCCTGTAAGATGACGGACCTTCTACAAGCGTTCTTCAACCAAATACTTGATCTACAGAATATCAAGGGTGTTTTTAATGAGTATTTCACATTAGAACCATTCCCAACTGCATCATGGGATTTTGACAATGCTGATCACACCTACTGTGTTCAATATAACAATCCCATCACCATATTTAATACGGACTATAATATTCTAGCCTCTATTCTTGCAGATCGGTTGAACAGCATCATGGGATACATTCTGAAACGAGGGAATATCAGGTCTCTCTTGTCTGTTCAAGACTACATTAATGCTTTTGAGAGAATCAAAACCGAACAACTACCAGTGCTAGCCATCTCAGTCAAAGTAGATCCCAGTGCACTAAAATGGCCGTACCTTTTCCACAGGTTAAAGGCACTAAAATTACCTTGCAGATTCAGAGCAGTGGTGAGATCCTTGGTGCAGACTGCTCATCGTTCAACCCGAGGACTGAAG GTACACCAGATTGGACCccctttgccttcagaactgccttaa
- the LOC143478186 gene encoding LINE-1 reverse transcriptase homolog isoform X1, which yields MWTGSPCLTRTEREDQRTLIMSIKVQSLTILSWNVNGFTQKKSNIFHYLKLLQADVVFLQETHIGPTADCPAGSTQIQGLDPDYDWAVFSIFKNSCRGVAVLFRKGLGCEGLRVVGDDKGRYVIISCKIQEKEFEFVNVYNPTDERIDFEQFRDTLFPTSEATFVVIGGDFNTVMDAEVDKTSNIRNRGHKVRFTGLMGFLDTFDLEDIWRWLYPEEKSFTYFDVKGKSRLDYFFLPRRNLTSVNACKIHTRPHLDGQGYISDHAPISLQIQTKGQRKQFYSGFLRDKDTMEQLSNIITSFSQLNRSRKGDLWPALKTRVICEIDFENSGNDLKFPRCFAKIHISRVLDEKQPVEQKGLLSLSSHDQITHPGHYFSEVSNQEEYLDYLYETKMFEDIELTLNVILTEPVSKKEILSAIFSLHPSEHLTPDGLSVSFYKHFACKMTDLLQAFFNQILDLQNIKGVFNEYFTLEPFPTASWDFDNADHTYCVQYNNPITIFNTDYNILASILADRLNSIMGYILKRGNIRLKALKLPCRFRAVVRSLVQTAHRSTRGLKVGCPLTPSLIRICLVPLIHSVHLDERLEGVRVGEELVKATLENDRAVLFLSNAHRALHAFEQVLGDFMENSGFVIDGRLSEVFITGKPGFSLEEERLRLFKRSREFWYNGFLVGSGGPGLV from the exons CTAGAACTGAGCGGGAGGACCAGCGGACTCTCATCATGAGTATCAAGGTTCAGAGTCTCACTATCCTCTCATGGAACGTCAATGGTTTTACCCAGaagaaatcaaatatatttcattATCTAAAGCTTCTACAAGCGGATGTGGTTTTTCTTCAGGAAACACACATTGGCCCCACTGCAGACTGTCCAGCAGGAAGTACTCAAATTCAGGGATTAGATCCAGACTATGACTGGGCCGTGTTTTCCATATTCAAAAACAGCTGTCGTGGCGTGGCTGTCCTGTTCCGGAAAGGCCTGGGATGTGAAGGACTCAGGGTAGTTGGTGACGACAAGGGCAGATATGTAATTATCAGCTGCAAGATTCAGGAGAAGGAATTTGAATTTGTTAACGTGTATAATCCAACAGATGAAAGGATTGATTTCGAACAGTTTAGAGATACTCTCTTCCCCACCTCTGAAGCCACATTTGTTGTGATAGGAGGTGATTTTAACACCGTTATGGACGCGGAGGTcgacaaaacatcaaacatccGAAACCGAGGACATAAAGTCCGTTTTACGGGTCTCATGGGTTTTCTAGATACATTCGACCTGGAGGATATCTGGAGGTGGCTTTACCCCGAGGAGAAAAGCTTCACATACTTTGATGTGAAAGGAAAATCGAGGCTTGACTACTTTTTCCTGCCACGCAGAAATTTGACGAGTGTCAACGCTTGCAAGATTCACACTAGACCACATTTAGACGGGCAAGGCTACATTTCCGATCATGCTCCAATATCTCTTCAGATCCAAACTAAGGGTCAGAGGAAGCAATTTTATTCAGGGTTTCTCAGGGATAAAGATACCATGGAACAACTCTCAAACATTATCACAAGCTTCTCACAACTGAATAGGAGCAGAAAAGGAGATTTGTGGCCAGCACTCAAAACAAGGGTTATCTGCGAAATAGACTTTGAAAATAGTGGAAATGATCTCAAATTTCCAAGATGCTTTGCCAAGATTCACATTTCTCGTGTTCTTGATGAGAAACAACCAGTGGAACAGAAAG GTTTGTTGAGTCTGAGCAGTCATGATCAGATCACACATCCAGGACATTACTTCAGTGAAGTGTCAAATCAGGAGGAATATTTGGATTACTTATATGAAACAAAAATGTTTGAAGACATTGAGTTAACTCTGAATGTGATTCTGACTGAGCCAGTTTCAAAGAAGGAGATTCTCTCTGCAATATTCTCCCTCCATCCTTCTGAGCACTTAACACCTGATGGGCTCTCAGTTTCATTCTACAAGCACTTTGCCTGTAAGATGACGGACCTTCTACAAGCGTTCTTCAACCAAATACTTGATCTACAGAATATCAAGGGTGTTTTTAATGAGTATTTCACATTAGAACCATTCCCAACTGCATCATGGGATTTTGACAATGCTGATCACACCTACTGTGTTCAATATAACAATCCCATCACCATATTTAATACGGACTATAATATTCTAGCCTCTATTCTTGCAGATCGGTTGAACAGCATCATGGGATACATTCTGAAACGAGGGAATATCAG GTTAAAGGCACTAAAATTACCTTGCAGATTCAGAGCAGTGGTGAGATCCTTGGTGCAGACTGCTCATCGTTCAACCCGAGGACTGAAGGTGGGATGCCCACTCACCCCCTCACTGATACGGATCTGCCTCGTTCCTCTAATCCACTCTGTCCATCTCGATGAAAGGCTAGAGGGTGTGAGAGTTGGGGAGGAGCTCGTAAAAGCTACGCTAGAAAACGACAGAGCTGTCTTATTCCTCTCTAACGCACACAGGGCTCTGCACGCTTTTGAGCAGGTGCTTGGGGATTTCATGGAAAATTCGGGATTTGTGATTGATGGAAGACTGTCTGAGGTGTTTATCACAGGAAAGCCTGGTTTTAGCTTGGAGGAAGAGAGGCTACGTTTATTCAAGAGGTCAAGAGAGTTTTGGTACAACGGCTTCCTTGTAGGCTCAGGGGGTCCTGGTCTTGTCTGA